One genomic window of Arachis stenosperma cultivar V10309 chromosome 10, arast.V10309.gnm1.PFL2, whole genome shotgun sequence includes the following:
- the LOC130956755 gene encoding uncharacterized protein LOC130956755, with protein MNNCLWKVPGTLLENGLRKLENDTDLLELVKDCRRNHHLINIYFEHVVSKPHVVDCMSEDDDETLCLPTIPEEAEKPKKDHSDAMSQDYCKTTKKSPQPKRAKTQPTPNATPQPIPKLTPQPTPEPTPQPTHKPTLKATPEPTPQPTPQPTPEPIPKPNPQPTCTPTPKPTPKPKTKPMQKPVQQPKPWTKPQAAKGSSKTTAADKISKKVKATTSTRSGRQAKATPVADDSQSHDSDSYDSAEDSLYKPPKGAGDSIYSSSESDSGVDRVESSSAKKVDNREKHRPAAHRRREKAIDTDDSSYEDIKSDECSNGDSDDEFDWEDSSDGDEWKSEDSAHELDSKDEGPAVYPHYNDKAKFGDLKFEVSMVFKSKQHFMAATRDYTIQWDRNIRFCKNDKVRVRAVCKCEDCPWVVYCRHNPSDGSWQIKILVDNHTCARK; from the exons ATGAACAACTGCTTGTGGAAAGTTCCTGGAACGCTGCTGGAAAATGGGTTGAGGAAGCTAGAAAATGACACGGATCTGTTGGAATTGGTTAAGGATTGCAGGAGGAATCATCACCTCATCAACATCTATTTTGAGCATGTTGTGTCTAAGCCACACGTGGTTGACTGCATGAGTGAGGATGATGATGAAACACTTTGTTTGCCAACCATCCCTGAAGAAGCAGAGAAACCAAAGAAGGACCACAGTGATGCAATGTCCCAAGATTACTGTAAGACAACAAAAAAATCACCTCAGCCAAAAAGAGCCAAAACTCAACCCACTCCTAATGCTACTCCTCAGCCCATACCTAAGCTAACTCCTCAGCCCACACCTGAGCCCACTCCTCAGCCCACACATAAGCCCACACTTAAAGCTACACCTGAGCCCACACCTCAGCCCACACCTCAGCCCACTCCTGAGCCCATACCTAAGCCTAACCCCCAACCCACATGTACGCCCACACCTAAGCCCACTCCAAAGCCCAAAACCAAGCCCATGCAAAAGCCCGTCCAGCAACCCAAACCTTGGACTAAACCCCAGGCTGCTAAAGGGAGTAGCAAGACTACAGCAGCCGACAAGATCAGCAAGAAGGTGAAAGCCACAACCAGTACAAGATCTGGAAGGCAGGCTAAGGCAACTCCAGTTGCAGATGATAGTCAATCTCATGATTCAGATTCATATGATAGTGCTGAAGACAGTTTGTACAAGCCTCCAAAAGGTGCAGGAGATTCCATATACAGTAGTAGTGAGAGTGATAGTGGAGTTGATAGAGTAGAGTCTTCTTCGGCCAAGAAAGTAGATAACAGAGAGAAACATAGGCCTGCTGCTCACAGAAGAAGGGAGAAAGCTATTGACACTGATGACTCGAGCTATGAGGACATCAAATCTGATGAATGCTCTAATGGAG ATTCAGATGACGAATTTGATTGGGAAGATTCATCAGATGGAGATGAATGGAAGTCAGAAGATTCTGCCCATGAGTTAGACTCTAAAGATGAAGGGCCAGCTGTGTATCCACATTATAATGACAAGGCCAAATTTGGTGATCTGAAGTTTGAGGTTAGTATGGTTTTCAAATCCAAGCAACATTTTATGGCTGCCACTAGAGATTACACTATACAATGGGATAGGAATATTAGGTTCTGTAAGAATGACAAGGTTAGAGTGAGGGCGGTTTGTAAGTGTGAAGACTGTCCATGGGTAGTATATTGTAGACACAACCCCAGTGATGGTTCCTGGCAGATAAAAATACTAGTTGACAATCACACTTGCGCAAGAAAGTGA